In the Actinomycetota bacterium genome, CACGCCGAGTACTTCCACAGGACCTTGCCGCGGAACTTGTCGATGAGACCCTTGATCATCGCTCTCCCGACCCCTTCACCTAGTCCTCGCCGCCGACGGGCTGCAGCACCCGGCCGATGTTGATCAGCCCGATGAGCCTGCCGTCCACGTACACGGACCCCGACACGAACTCCACCTGCGCCTTGCCGATCATCGACACCGGAGGCTCCACCGAGTCCTTCGGCACCTCCACGATGTCGCCGATCTCGTCGACCACCATGGCTGTCACGCACGAGTCGTTGCGCACCACGATGGCCTGCGACTCCCCCTCGGCCGTGCCCGCGCCCGCCAGGCGCATCAGGGCCGCGAGCTTCGTGACCGAGACGATCTCGCCCCGGATGTTGATGACGCCCTGGATGTGGTCGGGCACGCACGGTATCGGCGTGACCTCGTACTCCAGGTAGATCTCGCGCACGTCGGCGATGGGCACGCCGTACGTCTCGTCGCCGAGGGTG is a window encoding:
- a CDS encoding purine-binding chemotaxis protein CheW; this encodes TLGDETYGVPIADVREIYLEYEVTPIPCVPDHIQGVINIRGEIVSVTKLAALMRLAGAGTAEGESQAIVVRNDSCVTAMVVDEIGDIVEVPKDSVEPPVSMIGKAQVEFVSGSVYVDGRLIGLINIGRVLQPVGGED